In Desulfallas thermosapovorans DSM 6562, the genomic window ACAACTGGGCAACCGGGCTAAAGATTTCGGTGGCATAGCCGGTGACAAAGCCAGAGATATTACTAAAAAGTCCTCGGAACTAATTGAACTTACCAAAATGAAACATGAGTTGAGAAAAATGGAAAGGGAAATGGAAAATAACCTGGCCGGTATCGGAGCATTGTATTATCAACAACAATCAGGGCAGGACAGCATAGCGGAGGAATTACTACGGTTACTGGAGGCTACCAAGGAACTGGAAAAAGAAATGAAG contains:
- a CDS encoding zinc ribbon domain-containing protein → MGFIQRMADSAKQLGNRAKDFGGIAGDKARDITKKSSELIELTKMKHELRKMEREMENNLAGIGALYYQQQSGQDSIAEELLRLLEATKELEKEMKELEEQINQMQPEVPICKDCSKGLPPGGKYCSYCGKQVVD